From a region of the Primulina eburnea isolate SZY01 chromosome 7, ASM2296580v1, whole genome shotgun sequence genome:
- the LOC140835687 gene encoding serine/threonine-protein phosphatase 7 long form homolog, protein MKVNLCGPVQILQIWVWFRIILLCPDRAEQVSISEEQAADVIQGLPFPPYGARWRRRFSWTHTAQHSVRIMRDMLDRMVEGQFLWTVYDMESPEVGRILDENSIHLCLAACTLINFHIVEMHRPEQCLRQFGMRQGIPLPATNFDNFHKLTRQGRNNFDWATYHADFVQMWNDRYNFVIGGDYVIPGTPAITVDYIGWYYRISQIVLSPPVVPSNIMGYHLVDANYRQFIARPAHVQYPPMWIGNEFEPGPSSSNMAYNTPPVVSSLPLYDAGYYTPIVGSFTQFLQSDFRPGMNESRPTFNPSPIPFPQYSDPEGFEIGGNIADTITSAGQTNTHGDDKQMLGRGRRVIRRPPCGTGGHRYHRH, encoded by the exons atgaAGGTCAATTTGTGTGGCCCAGTTCAGAtattgcag ATTTGGGTGTGGTTTAGGATTATTCTTCTTTGCCCTGATAGAGCTGAACAGGTATCTATTTCAGAAGAGCAGGCTGCGGATGTGATTCAGGGTCTACCATTCCCACCATACGGCGCACG GTGGAGACGCAGATTTTCTTGGACACACACGGCCCAGCATTCGGTCCGTATAATGAGAGATATGCTTGACAGAATGGTAGAAGGGCAG TTTCTATGGACAGTTTATGATATGGAGTCTCCGGAGGTTGGCAGAATTCTGGATGAAAATAGCATTCATCTATGTCTTGCGGCATGCACATTGATTAATTTTCATATCGTTGAGATGCATAGACCAGAGCAGTGTCTCCGACAGTTCGGAATGCGTCAGGGTATTCCGCTACCTGCTACTAACTTCGACAATTTCCATAAGCTGACTCGACAAGGCCGAAATAACTTTGATTGGGCGACATATCACGCGGATTTTGTACAAATGTGGAATGATAGATATAATTTTGTGATTGGTGGAGACTATGTCATACCTGGTACGCCCGCCATCACAGTAGACTATATTGGTTGGTATTATCGCATTTCACAGATAGTGCTCTCGCCGCCAGTGGTACCTTCGAACATCATGGGCTATCATCTTGTTGATGCAAACTACCGACAATTTATC GCACGCCCAGCTCATGTGCAATATCCACCGATGTGGATAGGAAATGAGTTTGAACCCGGACCATCATCTTCAAATATGGCGTACAATACTCCGCCAGTGGTTTCAAGCTTGCCATTATATGACGCTGGTTACTACACTCCAATTGTTGGTAGTTTTACACAATTTCTACAAAGTGACTTTCGACCGGGTATGAATGAGAGTCGCCCTACTTTTAACCCGTCGCCCATACCATTTCCACAATATTCTGATCCAGAAGGGTTTGAGATTGGTGGGAACATTGCCGATACCATTACATCTGCAGGACAAACAAATACTCATGGAGATGATAAACAGATGTTAGGTCGTGGACGTAGAGTAATCAGGAGACCACCGTGTGGCACTGGGGGGCATCGTTACCATCGACATTAA